In Castor canadensis chromosome 6, mCasCan1.hap1v2, whole genome shotgun sequence, the genomic window ttctgttgtttatttttgtcctatgTTTGCAATAGGGATGTTGTGAGTGTAGATCTATTCTGCCCACTTAGACTTAAGTTAAACCCTCATTTTTTATATTGTGTCATGGAAAAAGTCTCCTAAAATTGTGAAACTGGCTATTGATATGTCCTAGGAATGATATGGTCAACAGCAATAAAGAAATAACAACTCTATGTTCTTAGTCTGCATCGATAGAGGAGAGGAACTTGCTTGGCTTTAAagtgtatttatttgccattaaAGTTTAAATATGTAATGTTTTTTATTGGGAAGCcagaatatatttttcctttaaactttTTTAGAGCacttttaaataatcaaatttgACTTACAGTTTTTAACAAAAGATTAAAGAGCAGAAACCAAGATAGGTTTGTTTTTGTAATATAAACTTCTAGTAGTGTTGAGGGACCATGCCAGCAACTACCAAAAATCCCTTAATTTTCAGTTATAGCTGGCATTCTGCAGATTCTGAGACCCTCAGAAAGGAAGGATAATCCAAGAGTATAGGAAATTGATGTTCCTCCTTCAACTTTATCCCTTTTCTTATATTTCTAAAGACTACTGGTAATCTGACATTTTATATAgcatctcttatttattttttctttctgaggtaTTAAAATATCTAGGCTGAATTTGCCAAATGTTGAAGGGAAGAACGTTCCTGAAGACTCTGAGCACTTGCTTTTTGTGACTGACTAAGCTTGTGTCATTAGTGCCTCTGTGTTTCATGTCCTCGATTGATACGGAGAGACTGTTTCTTCATTAGCTTGCCCATTTTGGTACAAATGTAAACTTGTGTTAGAAAATCTTGGAACTATGTAGATTTTAGAAGAATATACCTGAATTCTGTTAAGTAAGTTTCTggatatgaagaaaaatacagtcacatatttataaaatagtcattttttatatgtatgctttttcatttaaaaatattcttggtcatgaattaaaaaaatttaaaggtcatTTCAATTTCTTCACTGAGGAGAAAACAAGAATTGAAATAACCAAGCAACTAAAGAATATATTGTAAGTTGCTGGACAAACTTACAAAAAGTTTATTATAAGATAAAGTTAAGAGCTAAATCTGATTGTTTGAACAAAATTATAAACTAAGAGTCTGCAGATGGATGGGTggtaaggtaaaaaaaaatggtGATCAGTATGGAGACATACCAGCTCTCTGTGGAGGATAGCATTATAACCACACATGCATTTTAATATCTGCCTAAGAATATGTGATTGCAGATTTACAATAATGATACTCTTCTCAAAACTTAATTTTGTGCTTGTGTCTGGGGAGCATTGTTCCTGATTTTGAGATAAAGTAGCAAATAAACCCTGTGAATGATCCAGTATGATAAGGGATTACATACCCCTTACCaggataatttataaaaatagaaatatctatTCAATATCTTTTAAACACCTAATAAAGAATGGCTTgtaggtcaggtgtggtggcacatgcccataatctcaactactcaggagagagaaatgggaggactgtggtctgaagcTGGCCAGGGAAGAAGCACAAGACCGTACATGGAAACACACAGCATATGTGATCTAAGCGGAATGCAGTTCATAAAATGGGAACCATGGTTTTCTTAATTATAGAGGAGCTGTAGAAGTTttatgcatttcctttaaaagtGCTGAGCAAAATCATCCAAGAGGAATAGCAtacatttataatgtattttgatctgAACTAACGAAGCAGTGCTCAAGAAGTTGAAGTTTAGTTGGAAGGTTAATCCaagtttgttttaataaaaacatgattttagtgtttttattttaatttagattAATATTTTGTCCAGGGAATCTTCAGACCAGAATCCTCCCTATGGCCaagcagctgggaccacaggcaaacaccaccatgcccagcttattgagatggggtctcactaatgttttgctttggctggccttgaatccagATCCTCTTGATATCCACCCTCCCCTAAactagctgggattgcaggcatgaaccagttttcccagctccAGTTGTGTTAGTTGCAAGACAGGAAATTACTGTGAAACCCTTAGTGACCTGCTGCTGTCACAGATCATCTGTATCGTGAAGTTTGAAAGTCTCAGAACTATAGTTTTATGTATTATTCCTCCATTTACACTGCTGTATTTAGGCTAGAAGAAAATGATGGTAATAGGGGCTCTGGTTCTGATGTTAATATTATGGCCCTAAGACACAATGTGAAAGTCATATAACATCTGTAAGTCAAGTTTTCCTAAACATAAAATAGGGAAGTTAACTCTTATCCTCTCGTACAGGGATGTTctgagaatgaatgaaaaaaagtacTTTCAAGGGGAAAAAATCTGCATAAAACCAAGatactgactttttttcttgccttcatTTCAACTAAGTCATCATTTTAAATTAAAGGCAATCAACAAGCATTTGCTTACAAGAAAACTCCATAAAGTTCTTTTAATGGGTCTAGCACTATATTGGCTTCATAGTCCAATAAATGCCTGTGGAATAAATGATGGAAAGTGTTGCAAAAATGTCTGTTATTTCAGTTGACTCTGTGGACCATGTGTAAGATTCTACATTAGTCATTTTTAATGGTTCTAACACTACTGGCTGTGGTCTCTGGGAAGGTCTCCTAACAACTCTGTATCTTTTTCCCTCACTACAAAATAAAGATGAAACAGCATCTACCTCATAGGGTGTTGCAAGGATTAAGTGTGTTTAGGCTGGGGTTGGAAACTATGGTGGTAGGCCAAGTCCAGGGTGCTACCTGTTTTTGTATGGGCTACAAGTTAAgagtgattttatattttaaaataattttcaaaatatcagaAGACTTTGTGACATGAAAAATCTATGAAAACTTTAGTATccataaataaagatttattagaaCACAGCCATATTCATACTTTTATATATTATGGCTCCTTTTATACCGTGATAGCAAACTTGAAAAgcttcaataaaaattaaatgggcCCAGTGCCTCTCAACACTATTACAGAGGACCAAGCTTCTAGCAGATAAGCCTTGAAGGGACAAACCATGTCCAAACAGTATTAATTGGAATTCAGAGCATTTGGATGAAGAACGGCAAAGAAATTGTACAAGGTCACATTGCTACTAATGGGGAAAATCAGCCTGACACCCAAGACTATTCTTTCTAGTTCATTGGAAAATTAATATGCCCCTTTGAAGAGTAAAAAGCAAAGAATCTACAGAGAGTTCAAAGATGCTGAAATAGCAGGATaatgaaaatggactggaggatgCTGGGAGGAAATAGTGACCTGAAGACCAGATGCTAGAAGAATCATATAAGAGTAAtaaacaggaaaaaggaaaaccagagggtctttattttatattactaTTGTTTTGCTTATTCCAGATGATGACTAGCTACCTTTGTTAAATTGGGTATCTGTCCAGAAAGCTCAGCTATTTCAAAAGATTTGATAATTTTGAAATCAAGTTTTCTGGAATAAAACTTTTGCACTACAAAATTGCTCATCCATTCATAAGGGTGGAGCCCCATGATCTAATTACCTAACTGGTGGCACTGTTCTAGTGTTGGGATATAGAGCAATGAAAGGAGGGTTTGCTTTCATGGATGCACATTAACAGGTTGTATGACTAACCATTCTGATTTGTCCAAAATTGCAGGGTTTCCTAGGATGCATGACTTCTGATGTTAAAACTGAAAAGTCAGTGATAACAAGTGCTAGTGGTATCCAATCACCAAAGACCATTTAGCCTCATTTCCCTTCATGCCCTTATGTAGTCCCTTCACATGGATCGGCAGAAGGACACACTGTGGAAGTAAGTGCCTTCAAGGCTCAGTAATAAGGCACTGTGGCTCTACTCTGCTTTAAGGGAAGCCAAATGCCATCTTATGAAGACACTATAGCAACTCTATGGAGATCTACTTAGCACAGAACCAGAACTTCTTGCTATCAACTATGtaaatgagcctttttttttcttttggtagtactggggttttgaactcagggcctcatgcctgctggacaggccctctaccacttgagccacatctccagggccttgggtctcatgttttttcctaGGCCAGCCTATGGCCATGAGCTTCCTAACTGTGGCCTCTGCAATAACCTGAATTACAGATGGGTACCATCATACTCAGTTTATTTGTTCAGATGGGACACTCACTAACTTCTGCCCAatatccacctcctgaatagctgggaaaaCAGGCAAGGACCACCTCAAACTGGCCCTTAAGTAAGCTGTTTTTGATGCACCTCCACCGTGGTCAAATACTCAAACCTGTAAGTGACATCAGTCCTGGCCTCATGTTCACCACAACCTCATGAAATTGAGTCAGAACCACCAGCTAAGTCATTCAAATGCCTGACTTACAGAAACTGAAAGTCTGACACTTAATTCAACAGAGTAACAGATAACTAAACGGTGTTATAAAGTTATGCCTGCTAAGGACTTAAAAAATTTGGGTTGGGCACTACTATTGACAAGCAGAGGTGGATAAGCCTCTTGTAAAGGCATTTGGGCAGAGGTCTAAAAAGTAAGCAAGTCAGTAAAAAAATATCCAGACAGAAGAATACAGGATTTCTAAGACAATACCAAAAAAAGTGTTTGCCTAGCCTTGTTAGAACATGGAAAGCTTCACTGACTGAAATAGAGGGTGAGCAAGGTGGAGAAGGGGATGTGAAAGATCAGTGGTGGCAGATCCTGGAGGGCCTCCTAGAATGCAAAGAAAGGTGTTGGAATTTTATTCTAAGGGCAGGGTATCCACTAAGGGTCTTATGCCAAATGCAGCACGACCTGacctgtattattattattattattattttttaaagtatctccTGGCAGCTCAGATTGGGAAGTGCAatgttcatttctttaacaaagcTGACTGGCTGGGCCAGGTTGTGCAGACCAATCTATGAACTCCCCTATGCCTTTGAAATTCATGGTTTCCTATAAAACTGAGTTGGAGCACACGAAATGGGGCAGGTCCAAATTGAGATGTTCTAAGATGTAGTACTTTTTGGAAAAGAATGCAAAATATCCCATGAGTTCTTTTCGATTCCATGTTGAAGTGACACTTGGGAGTTTTGGGGTTAAATGAAGAATATCATTAAAAGCAATTTCACCTATTTTTCACTCTTTCGTAATGTATCTACTATTAGGATTTAAGAATGCAGTGTGGCTGGGGTTGTATTTCTATCGGACAGCGGCCGGCTGTGCTTTTGGCCCCGAGAGGCAAACATCATCCAAGAGTTCGGGGGAGCGTCCTCGCTGCGGTGTCTCGCGCACCAAGCCGGCCGGTGGTGACAGTTCGGGAAGCCCTAGCTGTCGTGACACTCGTTCACCTGGCTTCGGGGCCGCAGCACGGTCCTCAGGGAACCCACCTCAGGTCGCCGACGGGTTCAATCCCCGGAAACTTCCCGGGGCCGGAAGCAGCCCCCAGCGCCCCACTTCCCCCTCTGGCGCAGCGGTGGCTTTAATGGCGTCACACCACACGGCCCAACCGCGAAGGAAAAGCGCCTCGCTGTCTTACCTGGACCTGGACAGAGCACCGACTTTTCGCACCTTCCGGGGCGTGGCCACAGAATAAGGGCGTAACTTCCGGTCCAGATGGGAATATCTTCCGGCGTGTCCCGGAAGCTCCCTCATCAGAATCCGGAAGTCACAGCTTAGTGTCGTGGTTTGTGGCTGGCCAGGCGAGTTCAGGTGTTCGTGTTACTAGAACGCTGATCACCAGATTCTTGATTCGGTTGCCTCTTATTTCTCGCCTGGAAATGGCGACTTACACCTGTATCACCTGTCGCGTGGCGTTCCGCGATGCGGAGATGCAGCGCGCCCACTACAAGACCGACTGGCACCGCTACAACCTGCGGCGAAAAGTGGCCAACATGGCCCCAGTTACGGCCGAAGGCTTCCAGGAGCGAGTGCGGGCGCAGCGGGCCGTGGCAGAGGAGGAGAGCAAGGGCACGGCCACCTACTGCACCGTCTGCAGTAAGAAGTTTGCATCTTTCAATGCCTATGAGAACCATCTCAAGTCCCGGCGGCACGTGGAGCTGGAGAAGAAGGCGGTGCAGGCAGTGAATCGCAAAGTGGAAATGATGAACGAGAAGAACTTGGAGAAAGGACTGGGCGTGGACAGTGTGGACAAGGATGCCATGAACGCGGCCATCCAGCAGGCCATCAAGGCTCAGCCGTCCACATCCCCCAAGAAAGCGCCCATAGAGGGGTCCTCGAGCGCCGTGGCGGTGGCTGCTGGGGGACGGGGGGCTCACGACCGAGACCCGGCCGAGAAGCCGCCCCGGCTCCAGTGGTTTGAACAGCAGGCGAGGAAGTTGGCCAAGCAGCAGGGGGAGGAgagcgaggaggaggaggacctgGACGGAGACGGTAAAGCCAGTCTGAGGggtgaagggagagagagagtttttgttgtttgcGGAACTGGGGGGTAGGGGCCAAGGCCTCATGCGTACTTTGGCAGTGTTTAATTATTGAGTCTTTTAAaatcttctcttttctattttgagacagggtcttaggcTGTCTAGGAGGATCTTGTGATcgtcctgtctcagcctccctccaagtagctgggattatgggctgAGCTACCACGCCCAGTTAAGTGTCAACTTCTAAGTGGAAGTGATGAGTGATGGTGGTTTAGATGCTTTCTGAAGTAACCTCTGGCCAGCATCTCCACAGGGAATTTTGTCTGCTTGGTTCTCTGTTGTAGATTTAAGGCTACCTGGAAGAAGTataggcacttaataaatgtttctaGGGTGAATTTGTGCCTCTTCTATTTTGGATGAGGAAGTTTTAAACCTGTGCATAGAAAGACATGCTTCTTGGCACACTATCAGCTGTACAATTTAGTGGGCTTCCTGTTTTGATGGTTTTGCATTTAATTTGGTTGATTAAAACTGAATGAGGAGCTCAAAATCAGCTAGCAAACCTGAAATGTGGAGCTTGAGCCAGCAATCTAGCTTCTTTGTCTTTATGAGGTATTCGTTCTTTTTCTCATCCCATGTCTTGTTAATACTGATGATGTATGTGTTCTAACAGATTCAGTGTCTGATAAGGGCCTGTTCCATAGAGGATATTGCTTGTGATTTGCTTTCATGGTGGGAAAGGCAGAAGGAACAAGGCTTCGTCCTCACATGGAGTAGGAGTTAAAGGCAAACAAGGGCTAGCTAGTTCCTTTATACTCTTAATCCTTTCATGAGGTCTATGCCCTAATCACAGCCTAGAGACCCCACCTGTTAATAATATCTCATTGGTGATTACATTGCAATATGAAAGGGCACATACGTTCAAAGTATAGTAGTTCATGAAGCACCCTACCACCACAAGTATTCTTGTGAAATGTGGACTTTATTAAGGCAGCTTATAAAGTATTTATCCAGATACAGGACCCTTGTCCAGTACTGGCCTAGGTGCTGTGTGGCACAGCAAGAAACACAAGACTATTTCAAGGAGTTTTCTGCATCCTGGAAAAAGAAAGATTCAGTTTCATAGCAATACAGACTTGTCTGTGAAAGGATTATAATTGGCATCTGTCTCCCAAATATAGGACTTAAGCACTTATATGAATCATTGTAATGTCTTAAATTAATTTTGCGTTTTGAAATTCTGGCTTGAAGATTGGGAAGATATTGATTCTGATGAAGAAATGGAATGTGAGGATACCGAAGTGATGGACGACATAGAGGAGGAAGAGACTGGGGAAGTTCCACCTCTTGGTGCCATCCCAATAACAGACTGCTTGTTTTGTCCCCATCATTCAAGCTCCCTCATGAAGAATGTGGCTCATATGACTAAAATCCACAGCTTCTTTATTCCTGACATAGAATATCTTTCAGACCTTAAGGGACTGATTAAATATTTGGGTAAGTATAGTGGTTTGCTTTTTAATGGGGCATACCGTGTTATTTGTGGTCAAGGAATATTAATTTTGTGCTTCTCCTCAATCTTTGATTTAACTACTTGCTTATTTTCTGAAAATCATAAACTTGATGAATGTTTTTTGAGTTGTGGAGATAAATGGCGAAATTTAATACGGCTTCAAAAAActcctttcatattttttcctcaaATTATTTTACCAGGAGAGAAAGTTGGTGTTGGCAAGATTTGCTTGTGGTGCAATGAGAAAGGGAAATCATTCTACTCCACAGAAGCTGTGCAGGCACATATGAATGACAAAAGCCACTGTAAGCTCTTCACAGATGGTGATGCTGCTTTGGAATTTGCAGACTTCTATGATTTTAGGTAAGTCAGGGATTGGTAATGTGAAGTGAATTGAGGTCATCATAGTTGCATTGAAGTGACTTTACACACTGTTTTCAATAATCCTTTTAACAGCTCTTTGTGAGCCAAGGAACTGTTTTATAGAGTTTAACGCATGTAGGAAAGAGAAGATCTTCGGCCCAAACTGAAGTTTGTCTGACTTGTTTTTGTTCCTTGTGGTTAAATGGTCAGAAATTCAGTTTTGCCAATTACCTTGTGAATAGAAGTATGAAAGTTAGGTTTCATGTTTTGGGTCCTCTGAGAGACTGTGAGTCACAAGCTGTTGTCTGAGAGAATGGAGATGATTGCTAAGCAGGATCATACCCTGGCAGTTGATGGTTAGATTCTCCCATCAATAGTTCAGCTCTtaactggttttttgttttttttttttccaatttcctttattcatatgtgcatacagtgattgggtcattactcctccctccccccccccgccccctccctttccctccaccccctccctcccacccccaccctctcgctTCCAAgcactgttttgcccttatctctaattttgttgaagagagttaACTGGAATCTTGAATGATCTGTACATTATGCAACAAACATGTTAGATGTTTGTGAATAATTTGTTCCTGTTGTCAAAATTCCTATGATGTAGCATAGGAGATGagctatgtgtatgtgtgattaTCATGCCAAGCATGCATAAACTAAGAGATACAGATGTtcagaaaagttttaatttttttgcatttttttttccctgattttTCATCTTGCAGTTGAGTACTTGGTGGTTGGTGGGCATAACTAGGAGATTAGAGGTGGTGGCAGTGGACAGAATGGATTGAGTTTCTGGCTGGAGATGAAAAGTATCCTTCTGCCAATAGGTAGTATTAGTCTTTACCGAGTTTCCTGTCAGATAGCAGTGTGCATGACCTTTTGATTGATGTTCTAATCGGAGTGGTCAAAACAAATACCATTGATTGAGTCAAGCAAGAGTCTACAATCAGTAGCTGGCTTGGTCTAACTGCTTATAGCCTGTAGCATCTTGTGTATTCTGACCCAGCTAGGGTTGgcattttctatttcttgctCTTTGGTTTCCTCATTAAGTGTGTTTCTAAGGATCTTTGAACTTCCTATTGTCTTTGCCTATAACCTTTGCTCAGATACTCTATGACTTGCCTCCTCACTTCCTGCAGGGTTTGGCATAAATTTCACCTTCCCATTGTGGCCTTCTGCAACCACTTTTGTGAAATAGCACCAACCTATTGCTTTTTATACTTTCATTTGTCCTCATATCCCTTACTGCCTTTTCATATGTTATTGTTCCTAGAATTGATAAGTaggtacttttgttgttgttgttcttgtttacTTAGGGCTGCTCAGATTATTAGTTTGAAGGAAAAGCTTATAATTGATGTAAATGATTCAGGAAGTGACTTTCCCTTTGTCCAAATGATGCTTTTTTGAACTTCATTTACAGTTAGTCTGTTGGCTCCTAACGAGAAGTggtatgtatgttttttttttcttcttttattcatattgtatgttttataaaaatgaatatcgAATGATTTAATGgccttaaaaaagcaaaagttgaTAATGCTTAATGAGGAAAGCAGAAAACCCTCACAAACAAAACCAGCATTTATTGACTGCTTATTGCCTGCCTGATACTGTTCTAATAAGCACTTTATGTAGATTGATTCAGATAAAAAATGGACAAGTgatctgtaattttatttatgcTCACAAAATAATAAAGGTTAGCTTATTTtggacttaatttttttattgaagaGTAAATTTACAGAAaggtgcatatatgtatatgtataattcCATAATTAAGTCTGGTGTAATTTTAATTGTAACAAATATCCACATAGAGAAATAGAACATTAATAATATCCTGACACTTCCTGTGTGGGTATTTCTGTGAATTATCCCTTTCATCTCTAAGATTAACTACTGTTCTGACTTAAAACTGTGCATAGATTGTTTTTTCCAGACTATGGTATTTCTTTTTACaagtggaaatgaaaaaaatgtacttatttggatctggcttcttttgctcaacTTTACATATTTGATACTCATTcatactgttttatttatttttatttatttatttatttttattcatatgtgcatacaatgtttgggtcatttcataCTGTTTTATTTAGTTTCATTGTTGTAGAGTATTAATGTTGAATGTTTCACAGTAGCTTTTGTACTATTGATGCACATTTGAGTGGTTTCCAGTATTGAACTATAGAAATAGTGCTGCTCCATCTTTCTAGTATCTTTTGGTAAACATGCATATTATCTGTTGTGTATGTGTTTAGAAGTTGGGTCAGAGGATATACAGTAGACCCTTTATGTCTGTGAGGAAAAACAGTGAATATCCAGATGCAGAGTTCAGTACTATTAATAATATTGCTCAAATTTATCTATAGGATACATATAGTAGATCTGAGCATCCACACATAACTTGAAACTGCATGGAATAGGCTATGTTAACTGTCACAGAAATTGCTGATGTACACATTAATACTACTCACCAAAAACTAGATCTTACTTCAGGCTCTTTATTTTGGATACTAGGACTCTTGATTCACTTTTCCATAGTGCTGGCCAACTTgggctaaagacatgctgccttttgACAACAGGGCAGCACTGTTCTAGTGCTTGTTTTTATGATGGTTAATTTGACTAGATCTGCACGTCCACTCTGTGTTCTTTTCCCTCTGCACTTGATAATCTTTCTAGAGCTAAATAGGAAACAAAATTGTTATGAgttatttgctcatttttattacAGAGGAAATGTTAATAAGTTGGTTTTTTCACCGAGCCTTTCAACTGGCTGTTCTTATAGCTGTTTTAGGTAGCTAGTGGTTTACCACATGTGCAGTTGCAATTCATATCTTTCAATTAAGTTTGAGGTAATCTGTTAATGCCATCTCACTGTTAACAGGAGTAGCTACCCAGATCACAAGGTAGGAGAGGAACCTGATGAGACAGAGGAGTTGCCCTCAGATAAGAGCTTGGAATATGATGATGAAACTATGGAGCTGATTCTGCCTTCTGGTAAGTGCATTTGTCAGAAATAATAGGTTAATGCCAGTTGATTGTGGAAGAGGAACGTCACCATTTTGTGGAAATGATTGTGGAAGAGGAACATCCTGCCTACTGAGGGAAATAGAACATCAAACCTCATGCGCATATTTATAACATGCAACTCTGAAGATTGCCACTTAGCGCTAAGTTAACTGTTTTACTTAAGTTGGAGCaatgtttttgttcatttctcatCTGATTCAGAATGTTTTGATtaggcatttctttaaaaataggtGGACcttttcccttcatttctttatcttgtttgtttgctttttgattcTGTCTAGTTTtttctggttaatcttgactTTACTCTCATTCTTGGAACTGATTCCTTATGTTGCTCAGGCTTCCAAATAATCTGGCATGTGCAACTCTGGCTGACAGTGCTAGGTTACTGGTCTGCGTTCTAGATGTAGGGAAGGCTTGAACTTTGAATTTTGCCTTCTCTGGGGAATAGGACTCACTGTGGGAACTTACATAGGTATAAGATGAAGAATAGCCATGAATATGATAAGTATCCCCTGTTGTTTATTGTGTGGGAAGAAAAGTGCTGTGATTAGCTGGTAAGAATGCGGCAGTTACAGAGTGAACAGTATGGATTGAAGGGAAAGGGAACAGtagaaatgataataaaatctTAATACCTGGTGTTTACTGAGCGATTAGCATAGTCAGGCTTTACAACAAGCCCGTGAATTAGATTCTGTCATCCTCATTTGACATTCAAAGCTTTGAGAGGTCGAGTAACTTATCCAAGATCACATACTTGGCCTCCTTTCCACTCCCTGCACTGCCTGGGGAGACGGGAGTAGACAGGAGTGGCACAGGCTGCCAGTGGAGGTATCTGTGATGAAGAATCTACCGTGTATTACTGCTTTCTGCGTAGGTGTCACTGCTTGGGTACAGACAACCATTTTAACTAAGAACAGTAACCTTTTAAGGCGAAGGGCAGCTTTAGGCTATGACTAGAAGGGAAGGGTAGGCAGAATCTGACTTGAAGATATAACTCTACCTATAGTAATAAGGAAGTATATTACACTATAATATTGTAGCCTACACAATAGATAATGGTAAAAGCCTGATTGTAATCACAGAAaacctcttttcatttttctcctataGAAGTACTGATATAGAACATAAAACTACAGtcagccctgtttcaatgtacacttttttccttgtcattcctGAAACAGTAACACTATAACAACTTTTTATTTAGCATTTGCTTTATGCTGAGTATTAAAGTAATCTCAAGGTGATATAAATATACAGGAGGATACATGTAGGTTATATGCATatactgtaccattttatataagggacttgagtgtCCTTTGGTATCTGAAGGGAGTTCCAGAGACAGTCCCCTACAGATACTGGGGGACAACAGTGTGTTTAATAACTTTCCAAGCCTGTATGTTTAGCCTTTTGTCTCGCTGACTTCCACGTAA contains:
- the Znf622 gene encoding cytoplasmic 60S subunit biogenesis factor ZNF622; the encoded protein is MATYTCITCRVAFRDAEMQRAHYKTDWHRYNLRRKVANMAPVTAEGFQERVRAQRAVAEEESKGTATYCTVCSKKFASFNAYENHLKSRRHVELEKKAVQAVNRKVEMMNEKNLEKGLGVDSVDKDAMNAAIQQAIKAQPSTSPKKAPIEGSSSAVAVAAGGRGAHDRDPAEKPPRLQWFEQQARKLAKQQGEESEEEEDLDGDDWEDIDSDEEMECEDTEVMDDIEEEETGEVPPLGAIPITDCLFCPHHSSSLMKNVAHMTKIHSFFIPDIEYLSDLKGLIKYLGEKVGVGKICLWCNEKGKSFYSTEAVQAHMNDKSHCKLFTDGDAALEFADFYDFRSSYPDHKVGEEPDETEELPSDKSLEYDDETMELILPSGARVGHRSLMRYYKQRFGLSRAVAVAKNQKAVGRVLQQYRALGWTGSTGAALVRERDMQYVQRMKAKWMLKTGMKSNATKQMHYRAQVRF